One region of Marivirga arenosa genomic DNA includes:
- a CDS encoding SusD/RagB family nutrient-binding outer membrane lipoprotein: MKNIKLYIFFPFFLLIGACTDDFQEINTNPNAPVNIQPELLLRQVIYDYGEQMSYEGFVAGNLLGQYMTAIDFNLFDRHGLKNPQLGGNPWPIIYQNLLDNEEIIRIAQNSETFKVYEGPALIMKAYMTAALTDIFGNVPYSEALNGQEGNVTPKFDDQQEIYLGENGILDNLERGIQSIKNYDGNLTLGGDILFEGNLNAWIQFANSLRIKAFMRISDRVNISEDLQRIFTEGNFISDYSMNATFDFTDGRPNNFRMATLREGDYNLFIMSETMQEILEKYEDPRAEILFRPAVNSGEFNGLRNGPDASQISISVADYSLSGSIFRTNTSQLDANFMTSWETHFLLAEAAYKDYISADAKALYETAVSQAYEYWHTNLPNDIFTTGNTAFGENGNDPLQQIIEQKWLANIINGYEGWIEWKRTGYPELKTVSASLNNNIIPVRMPYPSNEVTLNQEQLEKTSGNPSNDINQRTWWDID; this comes from the coding sequence ATGAAAAATATTAAACTATATATCTTTTTCCCATTTTTTCTTTTAATAGGTGCTTGTACTGATGATTTTCAGGAAATCAATACTAATCCAAATGCTCCTGTTAATATTCAACCAGAATTATTATTGCGCCAAGTTATATATGACTACGGAGAACAAATGTCATATGAGGGTTTTGTTGCAGGGAATTTATTGGGGCAATACATGACTGCGATTGATTTCAATTTATTTGATAGACATGGTCTTAAAAATCCACAACTAGGTGGAAACCCATGGCCAATCATTTACCAAAATCTGTTGGACAATGAAGAAATAATTCGAATAGCACAAAATTCAGAGACATTTAAAGTTTATGAAGGCCCCGCCTTGATCATGAAAGCCTATATGACAGCTGCATTAACCGACATATTTGGAAATGTCCCTTATTCTGAAGCCTTAAATGGTCAAGAAGGAAATGTAACACCAAAGTTCGATGACCAACAAGAAATCTATTTAGGAGAAAATGGAATTCTTGATAATCTGGAGAGGGGAATTCAGTCCATCAAAAACTATGATGGCAATCTTACTTTAGGAGGAGATATTTTATTTGAGGGTAATTTAAATGCATGGATTCAATTTGCCAATTCACTTCGAATTAAAGCATTCATGAGAATTTCAGATCGGGTAAATATTAGTGAGGACCTACAAAGGATTTTTACAGAAGGAAATTTTATTAGTGATTACTCTATGAATGCAACTTTCGATTTCACTGATGGAAGACCTAATAATTTCAGAATGGCTACCTTAAGAGAAGGTGACTATAATCTTTTCATCATGTCTGAAACCATGCAAGAGATTTTAGAGAAATATGAAGACCCAAGAGCTGAAATACTATTTAGGCCTGCAGTAAATTCAGGCGAATTCAATGGTTTAAGAAACGGACCAGATGCTTCTCAAATATCCATTTCAGTTGCAGATTATTCTTTAAGTGGTAGTATATTCAGAACGAATACAAGTCAGTTGGATGCTAATTTCATGACCAGCTGGGAAACCCATTTTTTATTAGCCGAGGCAGCTTATAAAGACTACATCAGTGCAGATGCTAAAGCATTATATGAAACCGCAGTTTCACAAGCTTATGAATATTGGCACACCAATTTACCAAATGATATTTTCACTACTGGAAATACCGCTTTTGGTGAAAATGGAAATGATCCATTACAACAAATAATTGAACAAAAATGGTTAGCCAATATCATTAATGGCTATGAAGGTTGGATAGAATGGAAAAGAACGGGCTATCCAGAGCTAAAGACGGTTTCAGCCAGTTTGAATAATAATATAATTCCAGTTAGAATGCCTTACCCTAGCAATGAAGTCACATTAAATCAAGAACAGTTAGAAAAAACAAGTGG
- a CDS encoding SusC/RagA family TonB-linked outer membrane protein has product MKRILLVAILCCLYTSLFAQEKIVSGSVFDQNTKEPIPGVNIYLKNSNQGTTSSLDGSFSLAIKNDTKTIVFSFIGYEQKEININNYNEDLTIYLKENALELSEVVVTALGFERQTKNLGYPVQKLDNKQVSNVNTPNFTDNLAGRIAGVTVSSGVTGVGSTSKINIRGEASFTNNNPLFIVDGTPINNNTIVNNSTDLAEGFQEIDFGNGAMDINPDDIESVNVLKGPAAAALYGTRASNGVIIITTKSGKNSAGLGLSLNSSFFLKEAFQLPQFQNEYGQGNSGEFAFGDGLGGGVNDVISYSWGPKLNNGYITPQFDSPVTLPNGQVVRGGDVAVHGGAPITPTEMIAYPDNLKDFYQTGYTSIQNIAISNNIENGNYRLSFTDLRDQSIIPGVNLDRKTLRANVGFNPTDKLKVNSHIQYSNSSSDNRPSNGYGSENVNYSIVAWGPRSLDVNALRDYWQPGLEDIQQYSFNYTYFDNPFFTLYENTNSFNRDRIFGNISAQYQFNSKLSLMLRSGMDYSDELRKFKRAFSTNRFKNGAYAEHDVFYREINTDAIINYNDNFGLLGLDFSIGTNRLDQLAITQQAQALSLAQAGIFKLSNSAIPVEIDDFEAQKRINSVFGVAKLSWSNYLFTEITARNDWSSALATPESVENTSFFYPSISTSFIPSYLYDLPNLISFLQLRGSWAQVGNDTNPYQTAGIYNSTTPYMGQPAFSSQSTIPNSNLLPERNTSLEFGTDIRFWQDKLRFDFTYYNTLTENQIIALPVPVSSGYNQQIVNGSKVRSQGIEIIAGLQAYRSTDFNWNTIFNFSRNVSIVEELPDQVDRLTLAYSRIYDSDNQTVWYQVEEGGRLGDMYGTGYLKTDDGQFILDENGNFIADNTLQKLGNYNPDFILAISNDFNYKNFNSSFLLDWRQGGTLVSRTLALGGVGGQLIEAVNRDQDIVAEGVVNVGTEENPVYEPNTTAISPESYYRQYYDRNHEENNTYNASYLKLRQLSIGYDFPQFKSSEAQLSLSLVGRNLWAWSEIPHFDPEQLAIQGNNFVSGVEDMSYASSRSYGVKISLNF; this is encoded by the coding sequence ATGAAAAGAATCTTATTGGTAGCGATATTATGCTGCCTGTACACTTCCTTGTTTGCTCAAGAAAAAATAGTAAGCGGTAGCGTTTTTGATCAAAATACAAAAGAACCAATCCCTGGAGTAAATATTTATTTAAAAAACAGTAATCAAGGGACTACCTCAAGTCTGGATGGCTCATTCTCATTAGCAATAAAGAATGACACCAAAACGATTGTATTCAGTTTCATAGGCTATGAGCAAAAGGAAATTAATATCAATAATTACAATGAGGACCTAACTATTTACTTAAAAGAAAATGCTTTAGAACTATCTGAGGTGGTAGTAACTGCACTAGGTTTTGAACGGCAGACTAAAAATCTGGGATATCCAGTCCAGAAATTAGATAACAAGCAAGTATCAAATGTAAACACCCCAAATTTCACGGATAATCTTGCAGGGAGAATTGCTGGTGTAACCGTAAGTAGCGGAGTAACTGGGGTAGGATCCACTTCAAAAATTAACATAAGAGGAGAAGCATCCTTCACGAATAACAATCCACTTTTCATTGTAGATGGCACTCCTATTAACAATAATACCATTGTTAATAATTCAACTGATTTAGCTGAAGGATTTCAAGAAATTGATTTCGGTAATGGAGCCATGGATATTAATCCTGATGATATTGAAAGTGTTAATGTATTGAAAGGACCAGCGGCTGCAGCCTTGTATGGAACAAGAGCTTCGAATGGTGTGATTATCATTACTACAAAATCTGGAAAGAACAGTGCTGGACTTGGCCTTAGCCTTAACAGTAGCTTCTTTTTGAAAGAAGCTTTTCAGCTGCCTCAATTTCAAAATGAATATGGACAGGGTAATTCTGGAGAATTCGCATTCGGAGATGGCCTAGGTGGCGGAGTAAATGATGTAATCTCATACAGTTGGGGACCAAAATTAAATAATGGATATATCACTCCTCAATTTGATAGCCCCGTGACTCTACCAAATGGGCAAGTGGTCAGAGGTGGAGATGTGGCCGTACACGGTGGAGCGCCTATTACTCCTACTGAAATGATTGCTTATCCTGACAATCTGAAAGATTTTTATCAGACGGGTTACACTTCCATTCAAAATATTGCGATCAGCAACAACATAGAAAATGGAAATTACAGACTCTCCTTTACAGACTTAAGAGATCAATCTATTATTCCTGGAGTGAACTTAGACCGTAAAACCCTAAGGGCTAATGTAGGATTTAATCCTACAGATAAACTGAAAGTCAATAGCCATATTCAATACAGTAACTCATCTAGTGATAATAGACCCTCAAATGGATATGGTTCAGAAAATGTAAACTACTCAATTGTTGCATGGGGACCTCGATCTTTGGATGTAAATGCTTTAAGAGATTATTGGCAACCTGGCCTAGAGGACATTCAGCAGTATTCCTTTAATTACACTTATTTTGACAATCCTTTTTTCACCTTGTATGAAAACACTAACTCCTTTAATAGAGATAGGATATTTGGAAATATTTCAGCTCAATATCAATTCAACTCTAAGCTGAGCTTGATGCTAAGAAGTGGTATGGATTATTCCGATGAATTAAGAAAATTTAAAAGGGCATTTAGTACCAATCGCTTTAAAAATGGAGCATATGCTGAGCATGATGTTTTTTACAGAGAAATAAATACTGATGCAATTATAAATTACAATGACAATTTCGGATTATTGGGACTTGATTTTTCAATAGGAACTAATCGACTTGATCAATTAGCCATTACACAGCAAGCTCAAGCTTTATCATTAGCACAAGCGGGTATTTTTAAATTATCGAATTCTGCAATACCAGTAGAAATTGATGATTTTGAAGCTCAAAAAAGAATCAACAGTGTTTTTGGAGTAGCAAAATTAAGTTGGTCAAATTATTTGTTTACTGAAATTACAGCTAGAAATGATTGGTCAAGCGCATTGGCAACACCAGAATCAGTTGAAAACACTTCATTTTTCTATCCCTCTATATCCACAAGCTTCATACCTTCTTATTTGTATGATTTGCCAAATTTAATTTCATTTTTACAGCTGAGAGGAAGCTGGGCTCAAGTAGGTAATGATACAAACCCATACCAAACAGCAGGGATTTACAATTCAACAACTCCCTACATGGGACAACCTGCATTTAGTAGTCAGAGTACAATCCCGAATTCAAATCTATTACCTGAAAGAAATACTTCTTTAGAATTCGGAACTGATATCCGCTTCTGGCAAGATAAATTGAGGTTTGATTTCACATATTACAATACCTTAACCGAAAATCAAATCATAGCCTTACCGGTACCGGTAAGCTCTGGTTATAATCAGCAAATTGTAAACGGAAGTAAAGTAAGAAGTCAAGGAATAGAAATCATAGCAGGATTACAAGCCTACAGAAGCACTGATTTCAATTGGAATACAATCTTCAATTTCAGTAGAAACGTTTCAATTGTTGAAGAATTACCTGATCAGGTAGACCGTTTAACACTCGCCTATTCTAGAATATATGATAGTGATAATCAAACCGTTTGGTATCAGGTTGAAGAAGGTGGCAGATTAGGTGATATGTATGGAACGGGTTATTTAAAAACAGACGATGGTCAATTTATTTTAGATGAAAATGGAAATTTCATCGCTGACAATACACTTCAAAAGCTAGGGAATTATAATCCTGATTTTATATTAGCCATTTCCAATGACTTTAATTACAAAAATTTTAATAGCAGTTTTCTTTTAGACTGGAGGCAAGGCGGAACTTTAGTTTCTAGAACTTTAGCTTTAGGTGGAGTTGGAGGTCAATTGATTGAAGCCGTAAACCGAGATCAAGATATTGTCGCTGAAGGAGTTGTAAATGTTGGGACTGAAGAGAATCCTGTGTATGAACCTAATACCACAGCCATTAGTCCAGAAAGTTATTACCGACAGTATTATGATAGAAATCATGAGGAGAATAATACTTATAATGCTAGTTATTTAAAGCTAAGACAACTCTCAATAGGATATGATTTCCCTCAATTCAAATCCTCTGAAGCTCAATTAAGCCTTTCCTTAGTAGGAAGAAATTTATGGGCTTGGAGTGAAATTCCACACTTCGATCCAGAACAATTAGCCATTCAAGGCAACAATTTTGTTAGTGGCGTGGAAGACATGTCGTATGCCAGCAGCAGAAGCTATGGCGTTAAAATATCCCTTAACTTTTAA
- a CDS encoding TIGR04282 family arsenosugar biosynthesis glycosyltransferase, giving the protein MMTKKTAILLLNRSAHEEAQAKGFLSKKSATKAVKLIQYLKDQTHQTAQRINLPVLNFDSKKQKGENFGARITHAIKSSFEKGYDNLIIIGIDSPGLNYRHIHKAKSILETSEKTILGPSHDGGVYLIGINKSNFCEAEFLNLAWQTEDLQQSWKKVDSDIEWLNPLTDIDQLEDLFEFLPKFDITLTQFHKLISIILKVFKQIYLPLKIDLLRSISILSFGFRAPPQLA; this is encoded by the coding sequence ATGATGACGAAAAAAACTGCCATACTATTATTGAACAGAAGTGCGCATGAAGAGGCCCAGGCAAAAGGCTTTCTTTCTAAGAAGAGTGCAACTAAGGCAGTAAAATTGATTCAGTATTTAAAAGACCAGACTCATCAAACTGCTCAAAGAATAAATCTCCCTGTTTTAAATTTTGATAGCAAAAAGCAGAAAGGCGAAAATTTTGGAGCTAGAATTACTCATGCAATTAAATCCTCTTTTGAAAAAGGATATGATAATCTAATCATTATCGGAATTGATAGTCCGGGCCTAAATTACAGACATATTCATAAAGCAAAGTCTATACTTGAGACTTCTGAAAAAACAATTTTAGGCCCATCTCATGATGGAGGCGTTTATTTAATTGGCATCAATAAAAGTAATTTTTGTGAAGCAGAGTTCTTAAACTTAGCTTGGCAAACAGAAGACTTACAACAAAGCTGGAAAAAAGTAGATTCAGATATAGAATGGCTAAATCCTTTAACTGATATAGACCAATTAGAGGATTTATTTGAATTTCTACCTAAATTTGACATTACATTAACTCAGTTCCATAAACTGATTTCTATAATTCTAAAGGTATTTAAACAAATTTATCTTCCCTTAAAAATAGATCTCTTAAGATCTATTTCTATTCTCTCATTTGGTTTTAGAGCTCCTCCTCAATTAGCTTAA
- a CDS encoding arsenosugar biosynthesis-associated peroxidase-like protein, which produces MSNKNYYNSDDLRKFGNISEFSPELGKKFFDYYGEVFKEGELTEREKALIALAVSHAVQCPYCIDAYTSGSLEKGATEGQMMEAVHVASAIRGGASLVHGVQMMNKTKELLM; this is translated from the coding sequence ATGAGCAATAAGAATTATTACAATTCAGATGATTTAAGAAAATTTGGAAATATAAGTGAGTTTTCGCCCGAATTAGGAAAGAAGTTCTTCGATTATTATGGTGAAGTATTTAAAGAAGGTGAACTTACGGAAAGAGAAAAAGCGTTGATTGCATTAGCAGTTTCTCATGCAGTGCAGTGTCCTTATTGTATTGATGCTTATACCTCTGGTTCACTAGAAAAAGGGGCTACGGAAGGCCAAATGATGGAAGCAGTTCATGTAGCTTCTGCAATCCGTGGTGGAGCATCCCTCGTACATGGAGTACAAATGATGAATAAAACCAAAGAACTTTTAATGTAA